In Streptomyces sp. NBC_01707, a genomic segment contains:
- a CDS encoding substrate-binding domain-containing protein — protein MRRRATDTVHHRRSLSAVVTLAAAGLLLVGCTAAGKAGEADSASGKGTKGQTVKVGLVYSRTGLLADYGKQYRDGFMAGLDYATNGTGKVAGHRIEVTEQDDAGDPGKAVSAAKNLIGKGYKVLAGTTDSGVALQMAPLAAQNKVLYVSGPAATDAVTGINDYTFRSGRQSYQDILTAGTMLGEAKGKKVTVLAQDSTFGQANVAAVKAVLGGKGAKVGSVLAPPSATDLTPFARQVKAAGPDLVFVAWAGSTAPALWTALDQQGVLGASKVVTGLAGTASYPIFGAAGSKVSFLAHYFPGAGGGNAVEKSMLDSVTEAGGTPDLFTPDGFTAAQMIVHAVEKGSATDPAAMAKALEGWTFDGVKGKEQVRAEDHALIQPMFVAKLTGKGATAEPKLVTTEPMDKVAPPAKPSAG, from the coding sequence ATGCGTCGCAGAGCCACAGACACCGTCCACCACCGCAGATCCCTCTCCGCCGTCGTCACCCTGGCCGCCGCAGGGCTCCTGCTGGTCGGCTGCACCGCCGCCGGGAAGGCGGGTGAGGCGGACTCCGCGTCGGGCAAGGGCACGAAGGGCCAGACCGTCAAGGTGGGGCTGGTCTACTCCCGGACCGGGCTGCTCGCGGACTACGGGAAGCAGTACCGCGACGGGTTCATGGCAGGCCTGGACTACGCGACGAACGGCACCGGCAAGGTCGCCGGGCACCGCATCGAGGTCACCGAGCAGGACGACGCGGGCGACCCGGGCAAGGCGGTCTCCGCCGCGAAGAACCTCATCGGCAAGGGCTACAAGGTGCTCGCCGGGACCACGGACTCCGGGGTCGCGCTGCAGATGGCGCCGCTCGCCGCGCAGAACAAGGTCCTGTACGTCAGCGGGCCCGCCGCGACCGACGCCGTGACCGGGATCAACGACTACACGTTCCGCTCCGGCCGGCAGTCCTACCAGGACATCCTCACCGCCGGGACGATGCTCGGCGAGGCCAAGGGCAAGAAGGTCACCGTGCTGGCCCAGGACTCCACCTTCGGCCAGGCCAACGTCGCCGCGGTCAAGGCCGTCCTCGGCGGCAAGGGCGCGAAGGTGGGCTCCGTGCTGGCCCCGCCGAGCGCCACGGACCTGACCCCGTTCGCCCGGCAGGTGAAGGCCGCCGGTCCGGATCTGGTCTTCGTGGCCTGGGCGGGTTCCACCGCCCCCGCGCTGTGGACCGCGCTGGACCAGCAGGGCGTGCTGGGCGCGTCCAAGGTCGTCACCGGGCTGGCCGGCACGGCCTCGTACCCGATCTTCGGCGCCGCCGGTTCCAAGGTCTCGTTCCTGGCGCACTACTTCCCCGGTGCGGGCGGCGGCAACGCCGTGGAGAAGTCGATGCTGGACTCGGTGACCGAGGCGGGCGGCACCCCTGACCTGTTCACCCCCGACGGCTTCACCGCCGCACAGATGATCGTGCACGCGGTCGAGAAGGGCAGCGCCACCGATCCCGCCGCCATGGCGAAGGCGCTGGAGGGCTGGACCTTCGACGGGGTGAAGGGCAAGGAGCAGGTGCGGGCCGAGGATCACGCCCTGATCCAGCCGATGTTCGTGGCCAAGCTGACCGGGAAGGGCGCCACCGCCGAGCCGAAGCTGGTGACCACGGAGCCGATGGACAAGGTGGCGCCGCCCGCGAAGCCCTCGGCGGGCTGA
- a CDS encoding prenyltransferase/squalene oxidase repeat-containing protein, which yields MTTPEQTEHLVLPGVLTAEQATETVAALLAVQREDGALPWFRGHHLDPWDHTEAAMALDAAGEHAAAERAYDWLARHQNKDGSWYAAYHDGDPDRPTDRGLESNFCAYVAVGVWHHYLATGDDGFIDRMWPTVYAAVEFVLRLQQPGGQIGWKREPDGTPVDDALLTGSSSIHQALRCALAIAEQREEPQPDWELATGALAHAIRSHPERFLDKSRYSMDWYYPVLGGALTGAAAKERMEEAWDSFVVPGLGVRCVLPNPWVTGGESCELALALWVMGESDRALEILQSIQHLRADGGLYWTGYVFEGNRAFWPEELTTWTAGSLLLAVAALGGDEATVAVFGGERLPTGLEPDCCAP from the coding sequence GTGACCACTCCCGAGCAGACCGAACACCTCGTGCTGCCCGGAGTGCTCACCGCGGAGCAGGCGACGGAGACCGTCGCCGCGCTGCTCGCCGTGCAGCGCGAGGACGGCGCGCTGCCCTGGTTCCGAGGCCACCACCTCGACCCGTGGGACCACACCGAGGCCGCCATGGCCCTCGACGCGGCCGGCGAGCACGCCGCCGCGGAACGCGCGTACGACTGGCTCGCCCGGCACCAGAACAAGGACGGCTCCTGGTACGCCGCCTACCATGACGGCGACCCGGACCGGCCGACCGACCGGGGCCTGGAGTCCAACTTCTGCGCGTACGTGGCCGTCGGCGTCTGGCACCACTACCTCGCCACCGGCGACGACGGGTTCATCGACCGGATGTGGCCGACCGTGTACGCGGCCGTCGAATTCGTCCTGCGGCTCCAGCAGCCCGGCGGCCAGATCGGCTGGAAGCGCGAACCCGACGGCACCCCCGTCGACGACGCCCTGCTGACCGGCAGCTCCTCCATCCACCAGGCACTGCGCTGCGCACTCGCCATCGCCGAGCAGCGCGAGGAGCCGCAGCCGGACTGGGAGCTGGCGACCGGCGCGCTCGCGCACGCGATCCGCAGTCATCCCGAACGCTTCCTCGACAAGAGCCGCTACTCGATGGACTGGTACTACCCGGTCCTCGGCGGCGCGCTCACCGGAGCGGCCGCCAAGGAACGGATGGAGGAGGCCTGGGACAGCTTCGTCGTCCCCGGACTCGGGGTGCGCTGCGTGCTGCCCAACCCTTGGGTGACGGGCGGCGAGAGCTGCGAACTCGCCCTGGCTCTCTGGGTGATGGGGGAGTCCGACCGGGCCCTGGAGATCCTCCAGTCCATCCAGCATCTGCGCGCCGACGGCGGCTTGTACTGGACGGGGTACGTCTTCGAGGGCAACCGGGCGTTCTGGCCGGAGGAACTCACCACCTGGACCGCCGGATCGCTGCTGCTCGCCGTGGCCGCCCTGGGGGGCGACGAGGCGACCGTCGCGGTCTTCGGCGGCGAACGGCTGCCGACGGGCCTGGAGCCGGACTGCTGCGCCCCCTAG
- a CDS encoding ABC transporter ATP-binding protein has protein sequence MAAPGITTEHGSGARSTAPVLRLTGLGWGVGGATIVEDITLDVREGEFLAFIGPNGAGKTSLFNLISGLTTATSGTIALDGTDMTGRPAHARARRGIGRTFQTSSLWPGMSVADHVRLAAQAARGGSYRLWRRASPYTDDVHGVLERTGLGHRAGALASELSHGEKRKLELAVLLVGEPRLMLLDEPMAGVSAEEVPALTELIRTLHRDEGRTVLMVEHHMDVLLGLADRLAVMHHGRLLALDTPEAVTADPTVQQAYLGEGL, from the coding sequence ATGGCCGCACCGGGCATCACCACGGAACACGGGAGCGGGGCGCGGAGCACCGCCCCCGTGCTCCGGCTGACCGGCCTCGGCTGGGGCGTCGGCGGGGCGACCATCGTCGAGGACATCACGCTGGACGTCCGCGAGGGCGAGTTCCTCGCCTTCATCGGCCCCAACGGGGCGGGCAAGACCTCACTGTTCAACCTGATCAGCGGGTTGACCACGGCCACGTCGGGCACCATCGCGCTGGACGGCACGGACATGACCGGCCGGCCCGCGCACGCCCGGGCCCGGCGCGGGATCGGCCGGACGTTCCAGACGTCCAGTCTCTGGCCGGGCATGAGCGTGGCCGACCACGTCCGGCTGGCCGCGCAGGCCGCCCGAGGCGGTTCGTACCGCCTGTGGCGGCGCGCTTCCCCGTACACCGACGACGTACACGGCGTACTGGAGCGCACCGGGCTCGGCCACCGCGCCGGAGCCCTGGCGTCCGAGCTGTCGCACGGCGAGAAGCGGAAGCTGGAGCTGGCGGTGCTGCTGGTGGGAGAGCCCCGGCTGATGCTGCTCGACGAGCCGATGGCAGGGGTGAGCGCGGAGGAGGTCCCCGCGCTCACCGAACTGATCCGCACCCTGCACCGGGACGAGGGCCGCACCGTCCTCATGGTCGAGCACCACATGGACGTCCTGCTGGGGCTGGCCGACCGGCTCGCCGTGATGCACCACGGCAGGCTGCTGGCGCTGGACACGCCCGAGGCCGTGACCGCCGACCCGACCGTGCAGCAGGCGTACCTCGGGGAGGGGCTGTGA
- a CDS encoding class I SAM-dependent methyltransferase: protein MLTVDFTRFPLAAGDRVLDLGCGAGRHAFECYRRGAQVVALDRNGEEIREVAKWFAAMKEAGEAPAGATATAMEGDALNLPFPDESFDVVIISEVMEHIPDDKGVLAEMVRVLKPGGRIAITVPRYGPEKVCWTLSDAYHEVEGGHIRIYRADELLGKIRGAGLKPYGTHHAHALHSPYWWLKCAFGVDNDKALPVRAYHKLLVWDIMKKPAVTRVAEQLLNPVVGKSFVAYATKPHLPKAAAAAADDLSKAEA, encoded by the coding sequence GTGCTGACCGTGGACTTCACCCGCTTCCCGCTCGCCGCAGGCGACCGAGTGCTCGACCTGGGCTGCGGCGCCGGACGCCACGCCTTCGAGTGCTACCGGCGCGGCGCCCAGGTCGTGGCACTCGACCGGAACGGCGAGGAGATCCGCGAGGTCGCGAAGTGGTTCGCGGCGATGAAGGAGGCCGGCGAGGCCCCCGCCGGTGCCACCGCCACCGCGATGGAGGGTGACGCGCTCAACCTGCCGTTCCCCGACGAGTCCTTCGACGTCGTCATCATCTCCGAGGTGATGGAGCACATCCCCGACGACAAGGGCGTGCTCGCCGAGATGGTCCGGGTCCTCAAGCCGGGCGGCCGGATCGCGATCACCGTGCCGCGGTACGGCCCCGAGAAGGTCTGCTGGACGCTCTCCGACGCGTACCACGAGGTCGAGGGCGGCCACATCCGCATCTACAGGGCCGACGAGCTCCTCGGCAAGATCCGCGGCGCCGGCCTCAAGCCGTACGGCACCCACCACGCGCACGCGCTGCACTCCCCGTACTGGTGGCTCAAGTGCGCGTTCGGCGTCGACAACGACAAGGCGTTGCCGGTCCGTGCGTACCACAAGCTGCTGGTCTGGGACATCATGAAGAAGCCGGCCGTCACCCGGGTCGCCGAGCAACTGCTCAACCCGGTCGTCGGCAAGAGTTTCGTCGCGTACGCCACCAAGCCGCACCTGCCCAAGGCCGCTGCCGCTGCCGCGGACGACCTTTCGAAGGCCGAGGCGTGA
- a CDS encoding branched-chain amino acid ABC transporter permease, with amino-acid sequence MSTVVLLAMTGLGLGALYFLIASGLSLIFGLMDVLNFAHGALLSVGAYGTWWAASGNLPGAGPGGVGFVLAVLFGTAVGTVAAVVLELAVVRPLYTRPREQVLATVGVGLAVPALLSGIWGSDALRFPGPEALSGTFSLLGAEVPVNRLVLIAAAVVVLVALRLFLGRTRHGLVVRAGVEDRAMVTALGIDVRKAFTLVFAIGGSAAALGGALGGLYFGSVDPRQGTSLLIFAFVVVVTGGMGSVTGAAAASVVIGLVQQFANYYTAAGLGDLAVVVLLAALLLVRPRGLTGRLA; translated from the coding sequence ATGTCCACCGTCGTTCTGCTCGCCATGACCGGACTCGGTCTGGGAGCGCTCTACTTCCTGATCGCCTCCGGGCTCTCGCTGATCTTCGGCCTGATGGACGTGCTCAACTTCGCGCACGGCGCGCTGCTCTCCGTCGGCGCGTACGGCACCTGGTGGGCGGCGTCCGGGAACCTGCCGGGTGCGGGCCCCGGCGGCGTGGGCTTCGTCCTCGCGGTCCTCTTCGGCACGGCGGTGGGCACCGTCGCCGCCGTGGTGCTGGAACTCGCCGTCGTCCGCCCGCTGTACACCCGGCCGCGCGAGCAGGTGCTCGCCACGGTCGGGGTGGGGCTCGCCGTCCCGGCGCTGCTGTCGGGCATCTGGGGCTCGGACGCCCTGCGCTTCCCCGGGCCCGAGGCGCTGTCCGGCACGTTCTCCCTGCTGGGCGCGGAGGTTCCGGTCAACCGTCTGGTGCTGATCGCGGCCGCGGTCGTCGTGCTGGTCGCGCTGCGTCTCTTCCTCGGACGGACCCGGCACGGACTGGTCGTACGGGCAGGGGTCGAGGACCGGGCGATGGTGACCGCGCTCGGTATCGACGTACGGAAGGCGTTCACCCTCGTCTTCGCGATCGGCGGCTCGGCCGCCGCGCTCGGCGGGGCGCTCGGCGGGCTGTACTTCGGCTCGGTCGACCCCCGGCAGGGCACCTCGCTGCTGATCTTCGCGTTCGTCGTGGTGGTCACCGGCGGCATGGGGTCGGTGACCGGCGCCGCCGCGGCGTCCGTCGTGATCGGCCTGGTCCAGCAGTTCGCCAACTACTACACCGCAGCGGGCCTCGGCGACCTGGCCGTCGTCGTCCTGCTCGCCGCGCTGCTGCTCGTACGGCCGCGCGGACTGACGGGGAGGCTCGCGTGA
- a CDS encoding LLM class F420-dependent oxidoreductase, which translates to MRLGLALGYWGRGPDPAHLELAREAERLGYDSVWTAEAWGSDAFTPLTWIAAHTSRIRLGTGIAQMAARTPTATAMHALTLDHLSGGRMMLGLGLSGPQVVEGWYGRPFPRSPLTATREYVEIIRQVLRREAPVELAGRFHSHPYTGPDATGLGKPLKPITHPLRAGLPVLLGAEGPKNIAQTTRIADGWLPLYWSPLRTDVYVASLAGLPDGFMIAPMARAHVCDDVAEGLLPVKAMLGFYIGGMGHAARNFHADLMARMGFEEEARRIQRLFLEGRKEEAVLAVPDAFADEISLVGPRERIAERLELWRKGPVTDLLITAPDPHTLRVLADLNNA; encoded by the coding sequence ATGCGGCTCGGACTCGCTCTCGGCTACTGGGGCCGCGGCCCGGATCCCGCCCATCTGGAGCTCGCCCGCGAGGCGGAGCGGCTGGGCTACGACTCGGTGTGGACGGCGGAGGCCTGGGGCTCCGACGCCTTCACCCCGCTGACCTGGATCGCGGCCCACACCTCCCGTATCCGGCTCGGCACCGGCATCGCGCAGATGGCGGCGCGCACCCCGACCGCGACCGCCATGCACGCGCTGACCCTCGACCATCTCTCCGGCGGCCGGATGATGCTGGGGCTCGGGCTCTCCGGGCCGCAGGTGGTGGAGGGCTGGTACGGGCGCCCGTTCCCGAGGAGTCCACTGACCGCCACCCGCGAGTACGTCGAGATCATCCGTCAAGTGCTCAGGCGTGAGGCCCCTGTCGAGCTGGCCGGACGCTTCCACTCGCATCCGTACACCGGTCCGGACGCGACCGGTCTCGGCAAGCCGCTGAAGCCGATCACCCATCCGCTGCGAGCCGGGCTGCCCGTGCTGCTGGGCGCGGAGGGGCCGAAGAACATCGCGCAGACGACGCGGATCGCGGACGGCTGGCTGCCGCTGTACTGGTCGCCGCTGCGCACCGACGTGTACGTGGCTTCGCTGGCCGGCCTCCCCGACGGCTTCATGATCGCGCCGATGGCCCGCGCGCACGTCTGTGACGATGTCGCGGAGGGGCTGCTGCCGGTGAAGGCGATGCTCGGTTTCTACATCGGGGGGATGGGGCATGCCGCCCGCAACTTCCATGCCGACCTGATGGCCCGGATGGGCTTCGAGGAGGAGGCGCGACGGATCCAGCGGCTGTTCCTGGAGGGCCGAAAGGAGGAGGCGGTGCTGGCCGTTCCGGACGCGTTCGCCGACGAGATCTCGCTCGTCGGACCGCGTGAACGAATCGCGGAGCGACTGGAGTTGTGGCGCAAGGGCCCGGTGACCGACCTGCTGATCACGGCACCGGATCCCCACACGCTGCGCGTACTGGCAGATCTCAACAACGCCTGA
- a CDS encoding maleylpyruvate isomerase family mycothiol-dependent enzyme, translating into MTLLAHDHYCEEILRQTDGLRAVISGADLGAKVPTCPEWTLRDLAVHVGGAHRWVNEIVRTRATEEVPDERVPQFTPDGDDPAVLDAWLTDGAAKTVASLREAGAGQPVWAWAWDRSAGFWARRMAHETVVHRADAAVTVNADYEVAPELAADTIDEWLEIVAFAQSEGDREAAELRGAGRSLHLHATDTPGAEWLIEFGDDGFTWRRAHEKATVAVRGPLTDLMLVFNRRQGVDSGRVEVLGERELLDFWLERATFS; encoded by the coding sequence ATGACGCTTCTGGCACACGACCACTACTGTGAAGAGATCCTCCGTCAGACCGACGGGCTGAGAGCCGTGATCAGCGGCGCGGACCTCGGCGCGAAGGTGCCGACCTGCCCCGAGTGGACGCTGCGCGACCTCGCGGTCCACGTCGGCGGCGCCCACCGCTGGGTCAACGAGATCGTCCGGACCCGGGCGACCGAGGAGGTCCCGGACGAGCGGGTTCCGCAGTTCACGCCGGACGGTGACGACCCCGCTGTACTCGACGCGTGGCTGACCGACGGGGCCGCGAAGACCGTCGCCTCCCTGCGTGAGGCCGGTGCCGGTCAGCCGGTCTGGGCCTGGGCATGGGACCGGAGCGCCGGATTCTGGGCGCGGCGCATGGCCCACGAGACGGTCGTCCACCGCGCGGATGCTGCCGTCACGGTGAACGCCGACTACGAGGTGGCGCCCGAGCTGGCGGCGGACACGATCGACGAATGGCTGGAGATCGTCGCCTTCGCGCAGTCCGAGGGGGACAGGGAGGCCGCGGAGCTCCGGGGCGCCGGAAGGTCCCTTCATCTGCATGCCACGGACACGCCCGGGGCGGAGTGGCTGATCGAGTTCGGCGACGACGGGTTCACCTGGCGGCGGGCGCACGAGAAGGCGACGGTCGCGGTGCGCGGGCCGCTCACCGATCTGATGCTGGTGTTCAACCGGCGGCAGGGCGTGGACAGCGGGCGCGTCGAGGTGTTGGGGGAGCGGGAGCTGCTGGACTTCTGGCTCGAGCGGGCGACGTTCTCATGA
- a CDS encoding TetR family transcriptional regulator, whose protein sequence is MTAEAKQASPPLTERQEARRRRILHASAQLASRGGFEAVQMREVAEAAGVALGTLYRYFPSKIHLLVATMQDQLQHMHGTLRKRPPAGDDAAQRVADTLMRAFRALQREPHLADAMVRALTFADRSVSPEVDTVSRLTTAIILDSMGLEHPTPEQLSAVRVIEHTWHSALITWLSGRASIAQVKIDIETVCRLIDVTTPPEAS, encoded by the coding sequence ATGACAGCGGAAGCCAAGCAGGCATCGCCGCCCCTGACGGAACGGCAGGAGGCCCGCCGCCGCCGCATCCTGCACGCCAGCGCCCAGCTCGCCAGCAGGGGCGGGTTCGAGGCGGTGCAGATGCGCGAGGTGGCGGAGGCCGCCGGGGTCGCCCTGGGCACGCTGTACCGGTACTTCCCGTCCAAGATCCATCTGCTGGTCGCCACCATGCAGGACCAGCTGCAGCACATGCATGGGACGCTGCGCAAACGACCTCCGGCCGGGGACGACGCGGCGCAGCGGGTCGCCGACACACTGATGCGGGCGTTCCGCGCGCTGCAGCGGGAACCGCATCTGGCGGACGCGATGGTGCGGGCGCTGACCTTCGCGGACCGCAGCGTGAGCCCCGAGGTGGACACCGTCTCGCGGCTCACGACGGCGATCATCCTGGACTCGATGGGGCTGGAGCACCCGACGCCCGAGCAGCTGTCCGCGGTCCGGGTCATCGAGCACACCTGGCACTCGGCGCTGATCACCTGGCTGTCGGGACGGGCGTCGATCGCCCAGGTGAAGATAGACATCGAGACGGTGTGCCGGCTGATCGACGTGACGACACCTCCGGAAGCGTCCTAG
- a CDS encoding ABC transporter ATP-binding protein has protein sequence MTTGTLLAVRDLRVLIGGRHILHGVDLDVARHGVTALLGRNGAGKTTTVRGVLGLVPRTGSVRLDGEETVALPTHTLVRRGIGYAPEDRGVFAGLTVAENLRLAERRGAGEPAYPLVHELFPELKLRERQLAGTLSGGQQQMVAIGRTLLNGNRLIIADEPTKGLAPKVVTEVAEVLERAAEAVPVLLVEQNLAVVRRLAAHCTVLADGRTAHQGPAGELLGDAEAARRLLGVGRGPGTEAPSVEADS, from the coding sequence GTGACGACCGGAACGCTTCTCGCCGTACGGGACCTGCGGGTCCTCATCGGCGGCCGGCACATCCTGCACGGGGTGGACCTGGACGTCGCCCGGCACGGGGTGACCGCGCTCCTCGGCCGGAACGGCGCCGGGAAGACCACGACCGTCCGCGGCGTCCTCGGCCTCGTCCCGCGCACCGGCAGCGTCCGGCTCGACGGCGAGGAGACCGTGGCGCTGCCCACCCACACACTGGTCCGGCGGGGCATCGGTTACGCCCCCGAGGACCGCGGCGTCTTCGCCGGGCTGACCGTGGCGGAGAACCTGCGGCTGGCCGAGCGGCGCGGGGCGGGCGAGCCGGCGTATCCGCTCGTCCATGAACTCTTCCCCGAACTGAAGCTCCGGGAGCGGCAGTTGGCCGGAACGCTGTCCGGCGGTCAGCAGCAGATGGTGGCCATCGGCCGCACCCTGCTCAACGGCAACCGGCTGATCATCGCCGACGAGCCCACCAAGGGACTGGCGCCCAAGGTGGTCACCGAGGTCGCCGAGGTGCTCGAGCGGGCCGCCGAGGCGGTTCCGGTGCTGCTCGTGGAACAGAACCTCGCCGTCGTACGGCGCCTGGCCGCCCACTGCACCGTGCTCGCCGACGGCCGAACCGCCCACCAGGGCCCGGCCGGTGAGCTGCTGGGCGACGCGGAAGCGGCACGCCGGCTGCTGGGCGTGGGGCGCGGCCCGGGCACCGAAGCACCTTCCGTGGAGGCGGATTCCTGA
- a CDS encoding branched-chain amino acid ABC transporter permease yields MSTVTGTPDRTSGTPAAPPDAPAGADTARLLRWWPAAVLVVLIVAPYSALPLPGLLDGPVGSAGSLQLLATCLLFGALATGYDLLLGRTGLLSFGHALYFAAGSYATNTIMLEAGLPFAVSALVGVCFGVALALVLGSVSLRVTGIGFSMVTLAFAQAGSILVSRNPGGFTGGEEGRAAPAELLPSGLVGIEHTANLYWVALGYLVLTLAVVHWAVRSPTGRVWEGIKENERRVEVLGLRPYGFKLTAFVLAGALAALGGLVHLLLTGGSTPQTTTSDFTLSLLVMVVLGGSGTRWGPMVGGILYTWADHRLGDLAGSGAVADLPAVLRVPLSQPLFLLGVLFVAVVHLLPGGLARLPSRLGSALRAPRGTTRAGAAARKENRHS; encoded by the coding sequence GTGAGCACCGTGACCGGGACACCCGACCGCACGAGCGGAACGCCGGCGGCGCCGCCCGACGCACCGGCCGGTGCCGACACGGCCCGGCTGCTGCGCTGGTGGCCGGCCGCCGTGCTGGTCGTGCTGATCGTCGCGCCGTACAGCGCACTGCCGCTGCCGGGCCTGCTCGACGGCCCCGTCGGAAGTGCGGGAAGCCTGCAACTCCTCGCCACCTGCCTGTTGTTCGGCGCCCTGGCCACCGGCTACGACCTGCTGCTCGGCCGTACCGGGCTGCTCTCCTTCGGTCATGCGCTGTACTTCGCCGCGGGCAGCTACGCCACCAACACGATCATGCTGGAGGCCGGTCTGCCGTTCGCCGTCTCGGCCCTGGTCGGCGTCTGCTTCGGGGTCGCGCTCGCTCTGGTACTGGGGTCGGTGAGCCTGCGGGTCACCGGTATCGGCTTCTCCATGGTGACGCTGGCCTTCGCCCAGGCGGGCTCGATCCTGGTCTCCCGCAACCCCGGGGGCTTCACCGGCGGTGAGGAGGGCCGGGCCGCGCCCGCCGAGCTGCTGCCGTCCGGGCTCGTGGGCATCGAGCACACGGCCAACCTGTACTGGGTCGCGCTCGGCTACCTGGTGCTCACCCTGGCCGTCGTCCACTGGGCGGTCCGCTCGCCGACCGGGCGGGTCTGGGAGGGCATCAAGGAGAACGAGCGCCGGGTGGAGGTGCTGGGGCTGCGGCCGTACGGGTTCAAGCTGACGGCCTTCGTCCTGGCCGGTGCGCTGGCAGCGCTCGGCGGACTCGTGCATCTGCTGCTCACCGGCGGCTCCACACCCCAGACGACGACCTCGGACTTCACACTGTCGCTGCTGGTGATGGTGGTGCTGGGCGGTTCGGGTACCCGCTGGGGGCCTATGGTCGGCGGCATCCTGTACACATGGGCCGATCACCGGCTCGGCGACCTCGCCGGCTCGGGTGCGGTCGCCGACCTGCCCGCGGTGCTGCGGGTACCGCTCTCCCAGCCGCTGTTCCTGCTCGGTGTGCTGTTCGTGGCCGTGGTACATCTGCTGCCGGGCGGGCTGGCACGACTGCCGTCCCGGCTGGGCTCCGCACTCCGTGCACCCCGAGGCACAACCAGAGCGGGCGCAGCCGCCCGGAAGGAGAACCGCCACTCATGA
- a CDS encoding glycosyltransferase family 4 protein, producing MTAEAIETGPRTGSDTSAATADGRPLRIALLTYKGNPFCGGQGVYVRHLGRELARLGHSVEVIGAQPYPVLDEGVPLTELPSLDLYRQPDPFRTPKRGEYRDWIDATEVATMWTGGFPEPLTFSLRARRHLAARRGQFDVIHDNQTLGYGLLADLGAPLVTTIHHPITVDRQLDLDAADSRRRRASVRRWYAFTRMQKRVARRLPSVLTVSGSSKQEIVDHLGVRQDRIHVVHIGADTDLWSPDPSVAEVPGRIVTTSSADVPLKGLVHLVEALAELRTENPQAHLVVVGKRAEDGPVAQAIERYGLQDAVRFVKGISDAELVDLVRSAEVACVPSLYEGFSLPAAEAMATGTPLVATTGGAIPEVAGPDGETCLAVQPADAGALAAALARLLGDPELRARLGAAGRARVLARFTWKQAAIGTAELYRQAIAARAATTQPGGRR from the coding sequence GTGACCGCTGAGGCCATAGAGACGGGCCCCCGCACGGGCAGTGACACGTCGGCCGCCACCGCCGACGGGCGACCGTTGCGCATCGCACTCCTCACCTACAAGGGCAACCCCTTCTGCGGCGGCCAGGGCGTGTACGTACGCCACCTCGGCCGCGAGCTCGCCCGCCTGGGCCACAGCGTCGAAGTGATCGGCGCCCAGCCCTATCCCGTGCTCGACGAGGGTGTCCCGCTCACCGAGCTGCCGAGCCTGGACCTCTACCGCCAGCCCGACCCGTTCCGCACCCCGAAGCGCGGCGAGTACCGGGACTGGATCGACGCCACCGAGGTCGCCACCATGTGGACCGGCGGCTTCCCGGAACCGCTCACCTTCAGCCTGCGTGCCCGCCGCCATCTCGCCGCCCGTCGCGGCCAGTTCGACGTCATCCACGACAACCAGACCCTCGGGTACGGGTTGTTGGCGGACCTCGGCGCCCCGCTCGTCACCACCATCCACCACCCCATCACCGTCGACCGGCAGCTGGATCTGGACGCCGCCGACAGCCGGCGCCGCCGCGCCTCCGTGCGCCGCTGGTACGCCTTCACCCGCATGCAGAAGCGAGTGGCGCGCAGGCTGCCGTCGGTGCTCACCGTCTCCGGCTCCTCCAAGCAGGAGATCGTCGACCATCTCGGGGTGCGGCAGGACCGGATCCATGTCGTGCACATCGGCGCGGACACCGACCTGTGGTCGCCCGACCCGTCGGTCGCCGAGGTGCCCGGCCGGATCGTCACCACCTCCAGCGCCGACGTCCCGCTGAAGGGCCTCGTCCACCTCGTCGAGGCGCTCGCCGAACTCCGTACCGAGAACCCGCAGGCGCACCTCGTGGTCGTCGGCAAGAGGGCCGAGGACGGACCCGTCGCGCAGGCCATCGAGCGGTACGGACTCCAGGACGCCGTCCGGTTCGTCAAGGGCATCAGCGACGCCGAACTCGTCGACCTGGTGCGCAGCGCCGAGGTCGCCTGCGTCCCCTCGCTGTACGAAGGGTTCTCGCTGCCCGCCGCCGAGGCCATGGCCACCGGCACCCCGCTCGTCGCGACCACCGGCGGTGCGATCCCCGAGGTCGCGGGTCCGGACGGCGAGACCTGTCTGGCCGTGCAGCCCGCCGACGCCGGGGCCCTGGCCGCCGCGCTCGCCCGGCTGCTCGGCGACCCGGAGCTGCGGGCCCGGCTCGGCGCCGCGGGCCGCGCCCGGGTGCTGGCCCGGTTCACCTGGAAGCAGGCGGCCATCGGCACCGCGGAGCTCTACCGGCAGGCGATCGCCGCCCGCGCCGCCACCACGCAACCCGGCGGCCGACGGTGA